The Alphaproteobacteria bacterium genomic sequence CCCTTGGAAGCCACGTAGCGCTTGAATTCGGCCGGCGCCCGGAAGACGTAGCGCAGCGAATCGCCTTCCGGTTCAAGCGACACGATTTCCGCCGTGGCGTCGACGTGGCCGGTGACGATATGGCCACCCAGCTCGTCGCCCAGCCGCAAGCTGCGCTCCAGGTTGACCGCCGAGCCCACTTGCCAGTCGCCCAACGTGGTATGGGCCAAGGTCTCGGCCGAGACGTCGACGGCGAACCACCCCTCACCGCGCTCGACCACCGTCAGGCAGGCGCCCGAGCAGGCGATCGAGGCGCCGATTTCGATACCGGCGGTATCGAAGCTCGTATCGATGACGAAACGGGTGTCGCCGCGCTTCTCCACCTGGCGCACGCGGCCGATGTCGGTGATGATGCCCGTGAACATGATTTCGCTGCCCGGCCTCCTGGTCTCGCAT encodes the following:
- a CDS encoding riboflavin synthase, which gives rise to MFTGIITDIGRVRQVEKRGDTRFVIDTSFDTAGIEIGASIACSGACLTVVERGEGWFAVDVSAETLAHTTLGDWQVGSAVNLERSLRLGDELGGHIVTGHVDATAEIVSLEPEGDSLRYVFRAPAEFKRYVASKGSVALDGVSLTVNEVEDDCIGINIIPHTQSQTTFGEAQPGARVNLEIDVLARYVARLIEVP